A DNA window from Rhineura floridana isolate rRhiFlo1 chromosome 11, rRhiFlo1.hap2, whole genome shotgun sequence contains the following coding sequences:
- the MRPL52 gene encoding large ribosomal subunit protein mL52: MAAPELIFFRTTSTTVKRMAFCESFIVKMAACVTRRLGPQVAKIASVSRTIHCSAVNQGGGVWRVKHGFPINPSIYGPLTDLPDWSFADGRPAPPMKNHLRRQEKNEVLARRIAMISAEIDHGLEKWEAKQRKREQEAEEKRCNRLQRKGGFLEQDSK; this comes from the exons ATGGCGGCTCCCGAGTTAATTTTTTTCCGTACAACCTCTACGACTGTAAAGCGCATGGCTTTTTGTGAGAGTTTTATTGTCAAAATGGCAGCTTGCGTGACGAGAAGGCTAG GACCTCAGGTGGCAAAAATCGCTTCAGTGTCTCGGACTATCCATTGCAGCGCTGTGAATCAGGGTGGTGGGGTATGGAGAGTGAA GCATGGTTTCCCTATAAACCCTTCAATTTACGGGCCTTTAACAGACCTTCCTGATTGGTCGTTTGCTG ATGGGCGGCCTGCCCCACCTATGAAAAATCATCTCCGCCGGCAGGAAAAGAACGAAGTGTTGGCT CGTCGTATAGCCATGATCTCTGCAGAAATCGATCATGGGCTTGAGAAGTGGGAGGCTAAGCAGAGAAAACGAGAGCAAGAGGCGGAGGAAAAGCGATGCAACAGACTTCAGCGTAAAGGAGGCTTCCTAGAGCAGGACTCCAAATAA